A window of Paraburkholderia megapolitana genomic DNA:
GGAACGCCAGCTCATAAGCCTGGAGCAGTTGTGCATGATCAAAGCTCGAAAGGATCGATCCGGCTTTCGCCAACGTTCCAGCAGCAAGTTGTGCAGCGCCTGACGTCAGCGTGTCCGGGTTCTGATCAGGCTTGAAGTCGGTCAATGTTTGCCGGGCGAAAAACGCCAGCAATGAACCCACAATGGCCATCGCCGTGCTATCGATCGAGACGCGCAAAGCGCCAAAGATACCGATAGCCATCCCGGCTTTGTCGCTGGGCACGACACTGACGGCCAGGTTGTCCATCAAACCCCACGGAATAGCGGCACCCAAACCAATGAGAAGCAGATCGACGCGCATCAGGATGCCGTGATTCCCGAGTGGCACCTGTGTGAACAGAAAAAGTCCCGCGACGGATATCAGCATACCGAGACCAGAGAGGATGCCAACCGGAAAAAATCGGGTGAGCATTGCCGAAAGAAACGGAATGAATAGAAGTGGTGCAGAAAAATAAAGCATCAGTATTCCGGCGTCCAAGGGACTGAGCCCTTCAATTCCGATAAAACGTAGCGGCAGGATAACGAGTAGCGCGATATAGGAGTACGCGGTCGCGAGCGGCAAAAGCTGTGCGCCCACAAAGCGCGGATAGCGGAACAGACTGAGATCGAGCATCGGGTTCGGGACTTTCAACTCGATCGCAACAAACACGACAAGCGCCACACCGCTCGACAGAAAGAGACCCAGAACCAGCGAACTCGTCCAGCCATGCACGGGGGCTTCAATCACGGCAAAGGTGAAGAGCGTGAGCATGAGCGTGAAGGTGCCGGCACCTAGCCAGTCGAGGCTATGCGTCGCAGGGTTCTTGCTGTCCTTCATGTAGAAAATGCACAGCAGAAGAGCAATCGAACTGATCACTGCGCTGCCGAGAAAGACTGCATGCCAGTTAAAAAGAGCGATCAGGCTGCCGGCCAGCGTCGGGCCAAAGGCAAGGCCCGCGCCGAACGCAATGCCGATAAGACTAAAAATCCTGACGCGCGCGGGACCTTCAAACTCTTGCGCCAGCATTGAGACGCCGCCCGCATAGGCGCACGCGGCCGCAAGACCATGCGGCACACGCAGGAAATCAAGCCACAAAACGCTTGGCGCAAACGGCATGGCAAGCGAAACGAGCGTCATGACCAGCATGCCGACAAAGA
This region includes:
- a CDS encoding MFS transporter, translated to MHQNSLSASAAVPRSARAKMLVLIAVILACISLPLSLSAGPAAQTFISRDLAGGTVALSWITNAFMLACGSTLMVAGALADHYGRKKIFFVGMLVMTLVSLAMPFAPSVLWLDFLRVPHGLAAACAYAGGVSMLAQEFEGPARVRIFSLIGIAFGAGLAFGPTLAGSLIALFNWHAVFLGSAVISSIALLLCIFYMKDSKNPATHSLDWLGAGTFTLMLTLFTFAVIEAPVHGWTSSLVLGLFLSSGVALVVFVAIELKVPNPMLDLSLFRYPRFVGAQLLPLATAYSYIALLVILPLRFIGIEGLSPLDAGILMLYFSAPLLFIPFLSAMLTRFFPVGILSGLGMLISVAGLFLFTQVPLGNHGILMRVDLLLIGLGAAIPWGLMDNLAVSVVPSDKAGMAIGIFGALRVSIDSTAMAIVGSLLAFFARQTLTDFKPDQNPDTLTSGAAQLAAGTLAKAGSILSSFDHAQLLQAYELAFQKLLWVAIILTLIAAVLVFALLGRVRSDHGELARDKDDEANHTIPAPLSEEVPVTVE